In Cryptomeria japonica chromosome 10, Sugi_1.0, whole genome shotgun sequence, a genomic segment contains:
- the LOC131076075 gene encoding G-type lectin S-receptor-like serine/threonine-protein kinase At2g19130, which produces MTIKYLVLAITISIALRNCCALTLDGGDTLLLGDSLTGNQTLISKNGTFALGFFSSSGTKNWYIGIWYAPISQKAIVWVANRENPVRNMPGVLQFSRDGHLRLFDSRKGRSVWSTDMGQKGSRAVITDSGNFIVLDGHNKSAIVWESFAHPTNTWLPGMKMWKGMKLTSWKSSSNPASGLFSFGMDMSPGEMQTMMFYNTSVPYRSSGECTANYFTKVPELEGQKKFEVSCVKLSPSRIYISFSINPIDHTLTGRLLLDENGELQLYLWMDDHRWSLRWSTYRGQCSDFEICGAYGLCNANDVCSCVQGFTPKHDSQGWWSSGCTRRRALQCSVTEGTTDGFSEAKNQYLSEKEAVIYNEPSQRGCRTACLNNCSCTAFAFSNSDSPVCRLWFGDLFGMRFSSEGQSVFIRLAASELRQSTSERRIKAPALGILVSAAAVFSVVSALLLAAFVLWKYRRLWKTDMEEKVPLSLKRFSYKELRIATDNFKHKLGSGAFGSVFKGILADNTLVAIKRLEGSVQGEKQFYAEIITVGRIQHVNLVRLWGFCVERSRRLLVYAYMPNGSLNSFLFPESEDAEKVLDWKTRFQIAVGTARGLVYLHEECRDRIIHCDIKPENILLDGDFSPKIADFGLAKLVGRDFSRVLTTTRGTRGYLAPEWISGLPITPKVDVYSFGMTLLEIISGRRNLDLKVQKSRFYFPTWASSQIQKGDIIDLLDARIASEAYIEEVRRAAVVAGLCIQDDENERPSMSEVVKILEGTLEAPVPQIPKYLQVLVDQVDDDDRDGCSQSPISSASVPIKPVASFRS; this is translated from the coding sequence ATGACGATTAAGTATTTGGTCCTAGCAATTACTATCAGTATTGCTCTGCGTAATTGCTGTGCTCTAACCTTGGATGGTGGAGATACACTTCTATTGGGGGATTCGCTCACTGGAAATCAGACCTTAATTTCCAAGAATGGAACGTTTGCACTGGGATTTTTCAGTTCGAGTGGGACGAAAAATTGGTATATTGGTATCTGGTATGCACCAATCTCTCAGAAGGCCATTGTTTGGGTGGCTAATAGAGAGAATCCTGTCAGAAACATGCCAGGCGTTCTGCAATTTTCGAGAGACGGCCATCTCAGATTGTTTGATAGTCGAAAAGGCCGCTCAGTTTGGTCGACTGATATGGGTCAGAAAGGATCACGAGCTGTGATTACAGACTCTGGTAATTTCATTGTGCTGGACGGCCACAACAAGTCTGCTATTGTTTGGGAGAGTTTCGCGCATCCGACAAATACATGGTTGCCTGGCATGAAGATGTGGAAAGGCATGAAGCTAACTTCCTGGAAGAGTTCTTCAAATCCTGCAAGTGGGCTTTTCTCTTTCGGAATGGACATGTCTCCAGGAGAGATGCAGACGATGATGTTCTATAACACCAGCGTTCCTTATAGATCTAGTGGAGAATGCACTGCGAATTATTTTACTAAGGTTCCCGAATTGGAAGGTCAGAAGAAATTTGAAGTGTCCTGTGTGAAGCTTTCTCCTTCAAGAATATATATTAGTTTTAGCATAAACCCGATAGACCATACCCTCACGGGGCGGCTACTGTTAGATGAGAACGGCGAATTACAACTCTACTTGTGGATGGATGATCATAGATGGAGTCTGAGGTGGTCGACATACCGAGGTCAATGCAGCGACTTCGAAATCTGCGGGGCTTATGGATTGTGCAATGCGAATGATGTGTGTAGTTGTGTCCAGGGCTTCACACCCAAGCATGACTCTCAAGGATGGTGGTCAAGTGGGTGTACCCGACGAAGGGCCCTTCAATGCTCTGTCACAGAGGGCACAACAGATGGCTTCTCCGAAGCCAAGAACCAATACTTGTCTGAAAAAGAAGCCGTCATATACAACGAACCATCACAGCGAGGCTGCCGGACTGCTTGTCTCAACAATTGCTCCTGCACAGCCTTTGCTTTCTCGAATTCTGATTCACCCGTCTGTAGATTGTGGTTTGGGGATTTATTCGGAATGCGGTTTTCATCCGAGGGCCAATCCGTCTTCATTCGGTTAGCTGCTTCTGAGTTGCGGCAGTCGACATCAGAGAGAAGGATCAAAGCCCCTGCACTTGGTATTTTAGTTTCTGCCGCTGCAGTTTTTTCTGTAGTTTCAGCTCTCCTGTTGGCTGCATTTGTTCTGTGGAAATATCGAAGACTGTGGAAGACAGACATGGAAGAGAAGGTGCCATTGTCGCTCAAAAGGTTCAGTTACAAAGAGCTGCGAATTGCAACGGACAATTTCAAGCATAAGTTGGGTAGCGGGGCATTCGGGTCCGTGTTCAAAGGAATTCTGGCAGACAACACGCTTGTGGCGATAAAGAGATTAGAGGGCTCAGTGCAAGGAGAAAAGCAATTCTATGCGGAAATAATCACCGTCGGCAGAATACAGCATGTGAATTTGGTCAGGCTGTGGGGATTCTGCGTAGAACGTTCGCGAAGGTTACTGGTGTATGCCTACATGCCAAACGGGTCACTAAACTCCTTCCTCTTCCCTGAGTCGGAAGACGCAGAAAAGGTGTTGGATTGGAAGACCCGGTTTCAAATCGCAGTGGGCACTGCACGAGGATTAGTTTATTTGCATGAGGAATGCAGGGATCGCATCATTCACTGCGATATTAAACCTGAAAACATTCTCCTGGACGGCGACTTCAGCCCGAAGATAGCTGATTTTGGGTTGGCGAAGCTGGTGGGCAGAGATTTCAGCCGTGTATTGACGACCACAAGAGGAACTCGAGGGTACTTGGCCCCCGAGTGGATCTCAGGCCTTCCTATCACTCCCAAGGTGGACGTATACAGTTTTGGTATGACGTTGCTGGAAATTATATCTGGTCGTAGAAATCTGGACTTGAAGGTTCAGAAGAGCAGATTCTACTTTCCTACGTGGGCTTCGTCTCAAATTCAGAAGGGAGACATAATAGATCTTCTGGACGCAAGAATAGCAAGTGAGGCGTATATCGAAGAAGTTAGAAGAGCGGCTGTGGTTGCTGGGCTGTGCATTCAAGACGATGAGAATGAGAGGCCGAGCATGAGTGAAGTGGTGAAGATATTAGAAGGCACGCTGGAGGCTCCTGTGCCACAAATTCCGAAGTATCTACAGGTTCTGGTAGATCAAGTCGACGACGACGACAGAGATGGCTGCAGTCAGAGTCCTATATCAAGTGCTTCCGTACCCATAAAACCAGTAGCCAGTTTTAGGTCATAA